The Legionella lytica genome has a segment encoding these proteins:
- a CDS encoding DUF6496 domain-containing protein — protein sequence MTKYSKGAQKEVEKEMHKYKEGEAYSGKGDKKVTSRKQAIAIGLSKARKKGKKVPPRKN from the coding sequence ATGACCAAATACAGTAAAGGAGCACAAAAAGAAGTAGAAAAAGAAATGCATAAATACAAAGAAGGCGAAGCCTATAGTGGCAAAGGAGATAAAAAGGTCACTAGCCGAAAACAAGCTATAGCGATTGGATTATCGAAAGCGAGAAAAAAAGGTAAAAAAGTTCCACCTAGAAAAAATTAA
- the ligD gene encoding non-homologous end-joining DNA ligase LigD produces the protein MTKSKRSGKIFIDYLRNQRTTSAISVYSTPARPHTPVLPPCME, from the coding sequence ATGACCAAATCCAAACGATCCGGAAAAATTTTTATCGATTATTTGCGAAATCAGCGTACTACCTCGGCAATAAGCGTTTATTCAACCCCTGCCCGGCCACATACCCCTGTTTTACCCCCTTGCATGGAGTGA
- the ku gene encoding non-homologous end joining protein Ku, with the protein MARSIWKGDISFGLVSIPVSLFSIEENNEIHFHLLNVKTSSRVRYQRVDEETGKEVPWDEIVKGYEYEKGNYIIVNEKDFEKKSPELFKTIDIEEFVDLNEIDNLYYAKPYYLIPEGKNKKAYVLLREALKKTRKVGVAKTILRTKEYLSLILPHQHSLLLYLIHFKDEIRDEEELNVPKEEAKTYKISDKEIKMAVDLINDMSVPWNPDKYHNDYRETLQKWLDQQVNKLTISDRKTTKAAPSHDAVVDFVSLLKESMKQKTRKPSKIKRSRHKE; encoded by the coding sequence ATGGCGCGATCAATTTGGAAGGGAGACATTTCTTTTGGGCTGGTGTCTATTCCAGTCTCGTTGTTTTCTATAGAAGAAAATAATGAGATTCATTTCCACCTGCTTAATGTAAAAACGAGCTCTCGTGTCCGCTATCAACGTGTCGATGAAGAAACTGGTAAAGAAGTGCCCTGGGATGAAATCGTTAAGGGCTATGAATATGAAAAAGGTAATTACATCATTGTAAATGAAAAGGATTTTGAGAAAAAAAGTCCTGAACTATTTAAAACCATCGACATTGAAGAGTTTGTTGATCTCAATGAGATCGACAATTTATATTACGCAAAGCCCTATTACCTAATACCGGAAGGAAAAAATAAAAAAGCATATGTACTCTTGCGAGAAGCCTTGAAAAAAACGCGTAAAGTGGGTGTAGCCAAAACCATCCTACGCACTAAAGAATACTTAAGCCTAATCCTACCCCATCAACATAGTCTTCTTTTATATCTTATTCATTTCAAAGACGAAATTCGTGATGAAGAAGAACTAAATGTACCTAAAGAGGAAGCCAAAACTTATAAGATTTCAGATAAAGAAATAAAAATGGCTGTCGATTTAATTAATGATATGAGTGTTCCATGGAATCCTGACAAATACCACAATGATTATCGCGAAACCCTACAAAAATGGCTTGATCAACAAGTAAATAAATTAACTATTTCTGATAGAAAAACCACAAAAGCAGCCCCAAGTCATGATGCAGTTGTTGATTTTGTTTCTTTATTAAAAGAAAGCATGAAGCAAAAAACCAGAAAACCCTCAAAAATCAAGCGCTCTAGACATAAGGAGTAA
- a CDS encoding YihY/virulence factor BrkB family protein, translating to MTLKFGWLHELYINWQNDRVSSLAAALAYYTLFSLAPILLICISLVGTLFGEDAARGQILGQVSSLLGEQTALQIQEMIKNVNHHSTAFFARIFSIIVLLFSASRVFSSIQEGLNIIWGVQIHPHQKWFAAIKNQFVSFAMILIFAFLLFSSLILSALLAILSSHINYFIGTNIFLELIISHSFSFLLVTLLFALMFKSLPYIELKWSNIWVGALITALLFSLGKIAIGFYLNKAEIASVFGAASSVIVLLIWVYYSAQIFFIGAEITKIYTNHRTS from the coding sequence ATGACTTTAAAATTTGGCTGGCTACATGAACTGTATATCAATTGGCAAAACGATCGCGTATCAAGCCTTGCCGCAGCCCTTGCTTATTACACCCTATTTTCTCTAGCACCTATTTTATTGATTTGCATCTCCTTAGTGGGAACATTATTTGGAGAGGATGCTGCCCGAGGGCAAATTTTAGGACAGGTCAGTTCCTTATTAGGAGAGCAAACAGCTCTCCAAATTCAAGAAATGATAAAAAATGTCAATCACCATTCTACAGCGTTCTTCGCACGCATTTTTAGTATTATCGTTCTATTATTTAGCGCCTCACGCGTATTTAGCTCCATTCAAGAAGGATTAAATATTATTTGGGGTGTTCAAATTCATCCTCATCAAAAATGGTTTGCGGCGATTAAAAATCAATTTGTATCATTTGCGATGATATTAATTTTTGCTTTTTTATTATTTTCTTCTTTAATATTAAGTGCCCTATTAGCTATTTTAAGCAGCCACATTAATTATTTTATTGGTACGAACATCTTCCTCGAACTCATAATTAGTCACTCATTTTCTTTTCTATTAGTCACACTACTCTTTGCACTTATGTTTAAAAGTCTGCCGTATATTGAGCTCAAATGGAGCAATATATGGGTCGGAGCCCTAATTACCGCCTTATTGTTTAGTCTGGGTAAAATAGCCATTGGCTTTTATTTGAATAAAGCCGAGATTGCTTCTGTCTTTGGTGCAGCAAGCTCAGTCATTGTGCTGTTAATATGGGTTTACTATTCAGCGCAAATTTTCTTTATAGGGGCGGAAATAACCAAAATTTATACAAATCATAGAACATCCTAA
- a CDS encoding IS256 family transposase gives MSKKTIDLSNFDFNEFKSEALAQLKLGQSLTGKDGILTPLIKELLESALEGEMDSHMMDCSETGIVNRRNGKTTKTIKSTTGVFDLETPRDRDGSFEPEIVKKRQTVLNESLDNKVLALYAIGMSYEAISEHLSEMYGLEISSAKISLITDKLLPLITEWRNRSLESVYPIVFLDAMHFKVRVDGKVISRAFYTVLAVNSEGKKDILGLYLSEAEGARFWLGVLNDLKARGVEDILIASIDGLKGFPDAITEVFPHTEVQLCVVHQIRNSLKYVVSKDQKAFMADLKLVYKASSKDLAEHHLLELEEKWGKKYPAVIKSWNNHWEALSQYFKYPEELRRIIYTTNIVEGFHRQIRKYTKNKGAFTSENALIKLIYCAAQKVLEKWNQPMHNWALIVSQLQIYFEDRLTLGLR, from the coding sequence ATGAGTAAGAAGACAATTGATTTATCGAATTTTGATTTCAACGAGTTCAAATCAGAAGCATTAGCGCAGTTAAAATTAGGACAATCGCTCACAGGAAAAGACGGAATCCTTACCCCCTTAATTAAAGAGTTATTAGAGTCTGCCTTAGAAGGAGAAATGGATTCTCATATGATGGACTGCTCTGAGACAGGTATCGTCAACCGTCGTAACGGTAAAACGACTAAAACGATTAAATCGACCACTGGCGTTTTTGACTTGGAAACGCCTCGAGATAGGGATGGTAGTTTTGAGCCTGAGATAGTCAAAAAACGTCAAACAGTACTCAACGAGTCACTCGATAATAAAGTCTTGGCACTTTATGCGATAGGCATGAGCTACGAGGCAATAAGCGAGCATTTATCGGAGATGTATGGATTAGAAATCTCCAGCGCTAAAATCAGTTTAATAACCGATAAGCTCTTACCGCTGATTACTGAATGGCGCAATCGCTCCTTAGAATCGGTATACCCCATCGTATTTCTTGATGCCATGCACTTTAAAGTACGTGTTGACGGCAAGGTCATCAGTCGAGCCTTTTACACGGTTCTCGCTGTTAACTCAGAAGGTAAAAAGGATATTCTAGGACTCTATTTATCTGAGGCAGAAGGCGCTCGTTTCTGGCTTGGTGTCTTAAATGACCTTAAGGCTCGCGGGGTAGAAGATATTCTTATTGCCAGCATCGATGGGCTTAAGGGATTTCCTGATGCCATTACCGAAGTATTTCCTCATACTGAAGTGCAGCTTTGTGTTGTTCATCAAATTCGCAACTCATTGAAGTATGTGGTCAGCAAAGACCAGAAGGCCTTTATGGCTGATTTAAAACTTGTTTATAAAGCGTCAAGCAAAGACTTAGCGGAGCATCATCTGCTTGAGCTGGAAGAGAAATGGGGAAAAAAATATCCTGCTGTAATAAAGTCTTGGAATAATCACTGGGAAGCTCTATCACAGTACTTTAAATATCCAGAAGAGCTCAGACGTATCATTTATACGACCAATATTGTCGAAGGTTTTCATCGACAAATTCGCAAATACACTAAAAATAAAGGCGCATTCACCAGCGAAAACGCCCTTATCAAACTCATTTACTGTGCTGCTCAGAAAGTACTGGAAAAATGGAATCAGCCCATGCACAATTGGGCGCTTATCGTGTCCCAACTACAAATCTATTTTGAAGACAGACTAACTTTGGGGCTTAGATAA
- a CDS encoding alpha/beta hydrolase: MLIDILKVGCLMFIILSLGMFVFQRNLIYFPAREVPSRQVYHATDMQELHLKTSDGIELLAWYKAAKENQPTLLFFHGNAGHIGHRMFLARAFLDVGFGVLLLQYRGFGGNKGNPTEEGLYIDARTAIHFLQQQGISSAHLVLYGESLGTGVAVKMATEFPACAVVLQSPFTSLAAVARYHYPWIFIAPWDKYDSIGRINKVKSPLLILHGKQDQLIPFEQGLALFNQANEPKTFVALDGKGHNDLWDSQFVKTVIDFIQFHCK, encoded by the coding sequence ATGCTGATAGATATCCTTAAGGTTGGTTGCTTGATGTTCATTATTCTTTCCTTAGGAATGTTTGTCTTTCAAAGGAATTTGATTTATTTCCCCGCACGGGAAGTGCCTAGTCGGCAAGTTTATCATGCCACGGATATGCAAGAACTGCATCTTAAAACCAGTGATGGCATTGAGTTACTGGCCTGGTATAAAGCGGCTAAAGAGAATCAACCAACCCTATTATTTTTCCATGGAAATGCCGGTCACATTGGCCATCGCATGTTTTTAGCGCGTGCATTTTTAGATGTGGGATTTGGCGTGTTACTTTTGCAGTATCGTGGTTTTGGTGGCAATAAGGGAAACCCCACAGAGGAGGGGCTTTATATTGATGCCCGTACCGCCATACATTTTTTACAGCAGCAAGGTATTTCGTCAGCGCATTTAGTACTTTATGGTGAGTCGCTAGGCACCGGTGTCGCGGTAAAAATGGCTACAGAGTTTCCTGCCTGTGCTGTGGTGCTTCAATCCCCATTCACTTCCTTAGCGGCTGTTGCGCGTTATCATTATCCGTGGATTTTTATAGCACCATGGGATAAATATGACTCGATTGGGAGGATAAATAAGGTTAAATCTCCCTTGCTTATTTTACATGGTAAACAGGATCAGCTCATACCATTTGAGCAAGGATTAGCACTTTTTAATCAAGCCAATGAGCCCAAAACCTTTGTTGCCTTGGATGGTAAAGGTCATAATGATCTTTGGGACTCGCAGTTTGTCAAAACGGTTATAGATTTTATCCAATTCCATTGTAAATAG
- a CDS encoding DMT family transporter, whose protein sequence is MAWIYLFFAGLLEVVWAYYMKQSSGFTKLLPSIITLITMTLSFILLSISMRSLPLGTAYAIWTGIGTVGAFLLGIVLLGEPTNLARIIAGLLIIGGLILMKISG, encoded by the coding sequence ATGGCCTGGATCTATTTATTTTTCGCGGGATTACTTGAAGTTGTTTGGGCATATTATATGAAGCAATCTTCAGGTTTTACGAAACTGCTCCCTTCGATTATTACACTTATCACCATGACTCTTAGCTTCATCCTTTTATCCATCTCCATGAGAAGCCTTCCCTTAGGCACAGCTTACGCCATTTGGACGGGGATAGGTACAGTAGGGGCATTTTTATTAGGTATCGTTCTTCTAGGAGAACCCACAAATTTAGCAAGAATAATCGCGGGATTATTAATTATTGGTGGGCTAATACTGATGAAGATTTCCGGTTAA
- a CDS encoding FAD-binding oxidoreductase, producing the protein MSLQFCIKKGIFLFSKLIIAFVLFNTSFASTPIVNDITLLNPIVVKEILTPKSVDEISQLIKNHPGPISIGGGRFSQGGQIATDNTLFIDMRDLDHILAIDKERRLITVEAGITWRKIQETIDKYNLSLQIMQSFSSFTVGGSLSVNAHGRYVNEGAIIKSVKSIKIVLANGQIVNASRDENSELFFGAIGGYAGLGVIVEATLTLSTNTPVKRIARKMKVADYKAYFLQNIRHSHSAIFHNADLYPPNFQYINAVTWEKTKEPVTIKERLAPISRPSAYQEFLLNWVSDTKSGKYFRQHIYNRYENLGSIIEWRNYEASYDVLSIEPTSRTKSTYVLQEYFIPINNFDSFAKKMISILKQDQVNVLNISIRHALPDNESYLSWSRTEVFSFVIYYKQGVTEPDKMQVKKWTSSLIDAALDEKGSYYLPYQIIASNTQFLKAYSHAPDFFRLKSKFDPDYKFRNKLFDQYYTPRSPGNAKM; encoded by the coding sequence ATGTCGCTTCAATTCTGCATCAAGAAAGGGATTTTTCTCTTCTCTAAATTAATTATAGCGTTTGTGTTATTCAACACATCGTTTGCCTCAACCCCAATCGTGAATGACATTACCTTATTAAATCCTATCGTAGTAAAAGAAATCCTGACTCCTAAATCTGTAGACGAGATAAGCCAGTTAATTAAAAATCATCCTGGTCCAATTTCAATTGGAGGGGGAAGATTTAGCCAAGGCGGCCAAATCGCTACGGATAATACTCTGTTTATTGATATGCGAGACCTGGATCATATTCTAGCGATTGATAAAGAAAGGCGTTTAATCACTGTAGAAGCAGGGATTACGTGGAGAAAAATTCAAGAAACGATTGATAAATATAATCTATCACTACAAATCATGCAGTCATTTTCCAGCTTTACTGTCGGTGGTTCGCTCAGTGTTAATGCCCATGGGCGCTATGTAAATGAAGGGGCGATTATTAAATCCGTCAAATCAATTAAAATTGTGCTTGCCAATGGACAAATCGTAAACGCCAGCAGAGATGAGAATAGCGAACTATTTTTCGGTGCCATTGGTGGCTATGCCGGACTTGGTGTCATTGTAGAGGCTACCCTCACTCTAAGTACGAATACTCCAGTAAAAAGAATAGCGCGAAAAATGAAAGTGGCTGATTATAAAGCATACTTTCTCCAAAATATTCGCCACTCACACAGTGCTATATTTCATAATGCCGATTTATATCCTCCTAATTTTCAATACATTAATGCCGTAACCTGGGAAAAAACAAAGGAACCTGTCACAATAAAAGAAAGACTAGCCCCGATAAGCCGCCCTTCTGCTTACCAAGAATTTCTTTTAAATTGGGTATCGGATACCAAATCAGGAAAATATTTTAGGCAACATATTTATAATCGATACGAAAATTTAGGGTCTATTATCGAATGGCGTAACTATGAAGCAAGTTATGATGTACTCAGCATAGAACCTACGTCACGGACAAAATCCACCTACGTACTGCAAGAGTATTTTATTCCCATCAATAATTTTGATTCATTCGCTAAAAAAATGATTTCTATCCTTAAGCAAGATCAGGTGAATGTTTTAAATATTTCCATCCGCCATGCACTACCCGACAATGAGTCTTATTTGTCATGGTCTAGAACTGAAGTTTTTTCATTTGTTATTTATTACAAACAAGGGGTTACCGAGCCAGATAAAATGCAGGTTAAAAAATGGACTTCTTCCTTAATAGATGCAGCGTTAGACGAGAAAGGAAGCTATTATTTGCCCTATCAAATTATTGCATCCAATACTCAGTTTTTAAAAGCATACTCACATGCTCCTGATTTTTTCCGCTTAAAAAGCAAATTTGATCCAGATTATAAATTCAGAAATAAACTTTTTGATCAGTACTATACTCCCAGGTCACCAGGAAATGCTAAAATGTAG
- a CDS encoding VOC family protein, translating into MTHGIAHAMQSPGFAVGSQYDTTHVYVAPENFDRFVSSFVSTFGGKTSKKGVFQVTPTPSQTMSQLALTPAGTISVFGFKTPIPHPFGTERTGYLVNDFDKAILAARSAGADVLVAPFTDPIGRDAIIQWPGGVNMQIYWHTTPPSYEPLATIPENRVYVSPDRANLFAQRFSSFARGKIVADDPKASGIEIGQPGTTYRRMSIESGFGKMLVIVTNGHLNWPYGHEMTGYEVPNLKETLDKAQAAGARILVAPVTSGGRISAMVQFPGGYIAEIHEQIKSKEDSQNPITKQ; encoded by the coding sequence ATGACTCATGGCATAGCCCATGCAATGCAAAGTCCAGGTTTTGCTGTTGGATCTCAATATGACACCACCCACGTTTATGTTGCTCCTGAAAATTTTGATCGTTTTGTTTCCAGTTTTGTCAGCACTTTTGGTGGAAAAACATCAAAGAAAGGTGTTTTTCAAGTAACACCTACCCCCAGTCAGACAATGTCACAATTGGCATTAACTCCCGCCGGGACAATTTCTGTCTTTGGGTTTAAAACACCAATACCTCATCCATTTGGCACTGAAAGAACCGGTTATTTGGTTAATGATTTTGATAAAGCGATTCTGGCCGCACGTTCTGCTGGCGCTGATGTGCTCGTAGCACCCTTTACTGATCCAATTGGTCGTGACGCAATTATTCAGTGGCCAGGTGGTGTAAACATGCAAATCTACTGGCATACAACCCCTCCATCGTATGAACCTTTAGCAACAATTCCAGAAAATCGAGTTTATGTTTCCCCTGATCGCGCTAATTTGTTTGCTCAACGTTTCTCCAGCTTTGCTCGAGGCAAAATTGTTGCTGATGATCCTAAGGCATCAGGAATAGAAATTGGGCAGCCAGGGACTACTTATCGACGTATGTCTATAGAATCAGGCTTTGGTAAAATGCTAGTCATTGTGACGAATGGGCATTTAAACTGGCCTTATGGTCACGAAATGACCGGGTATGAAGTGCCAAACTTAAAAGAAACTTTAGATAAAGCACAAGCTGCTGGGGCGAGGATTCTTGTTGCACCAGTTACTTCTGGAGGTCGTATCTCAGCGATGGTTCAGTTCCCTGGCGGCTACATTGCAGAAATTCACGAGCAAATAAAGAGCAAAGAAGACTCGCAGAACCCCATTACTAAGCAGTAA
- a CDS encoding amidohydrolase, producing MDTIYYNGNFKGSGISKRITAVAIKNHRFVQFGSDEEMMKLKTSSTKLIDLHKHTVVPGLNDSHIHLIRGGLNFNMELRWDGIRSLNEALHMLKEQAARTPAPQWVRVVGGWTEFQFKERRMPTLEEINAVSKDTPVFILHLYDRALLNKAALHTIGYDKNAQEIPGTKIQRDKSGNPTGMLIAHPNAIILYSALAQGPKLGRSDQINSTLHFMRELNRLGITSVIDAGGGFQNYPDDYDVIQQLDKENKLTLRIAYNLFTQKPGHELEDFTHWTQTSKYQQGNDYYRHNGAGEMLVFSAADFEDFLQPRPDLPEVMEAQLKPVVEVLAQNKWPFRLHATYDESIARALTVYEQVNAETPIDQLHWFFDHAETISDKSIERVQKLGGGIAIQDRMAFQGEYFSERYGKEKTIRTPPITKLMEAGIPVGMGTDATRVSSYNPWLCLYWLTTGKTVGGQSLYQEDNILSREKALELYTKGSAWFSNEQEHKGSFLPNQLADFAVLSKNFFQVQDEEIKDIYSLMTVVGGEVVHACEQFLKFNPPLPPVSPSWSPVKYYGGYNRDKLFTSVARLVHPHHHSSPHCQHTSWQWGGCFCWAF from the coding sequence ATGGATACTATTTATTACAATGGCAATTTTAAAGGTTCAGGTATCAGTAAAAGAATTACCGCTGTTGCTATTAAAAATCATCGATTTGTGCAATTTGGTTCAGATGAGGAAATGATGAAGCTGAAAACCTCATCAACTAAGTTAATCGATTTACATAAGCACACAGTAGTTCCAGGCTTAAATGACTCACATATTCACCTAATTCGTGGCGGCTTAAATTTTAATATGGAGTTACGCTGGGATGGGATTCGCAGTCTTAATGAAGCCCTGCATATGCTCAAAGAGCAGGCTGCCCGTACCCCAGCTCCGCAATGGGTTCGTGTAGTAGGGGGCTGGACTGAATTTCAATTCAAAGAGCGTCGAATGCCTACCTTAGAGGAAATTAATGCAGTTTCTAAAGACACACCTGTTTTTATTTTACACTTGTACGACCGGGCATTACTCAATAAAGCAGCACTCCATACGATTGGCTATGATAAAAACGCTCAAGAAATTCCTGGAACAAAAATTCAACGTGATAAATCAGGTAATCCCACAGGAATGTTAATTGCGCACCCTAATGCCATTATTCTTTATTCTGCATTGGCGCAAGGGCCTAAATTGGGCCGCAGCGATCAAATTAATTCGACCTTACATTTTATGCGTGAATTAAACCGCCTTGGAATTACTAGCGTCATCGATGCTGGCGGTGGTTTTCAAAATTACCCCGATGACTATGACGTCATTCAACAATTAGATAAAGAAAATAAGCTCACTTTACGCATCGCTTATAATCTGTTCACTCAAAAACCAGGACATGAGCTTGAGGACTTTACCCATTGGACACAAACCTCAAAATACCAACAAGGCAATGATTATTACCGTCATAATGGCGCGGGAGAAATGCTGGTTTTTTCTGCAGCTGATTTTGAGGATTTTCTACAACCTCGTCCTGATCTACCCGAGGTTATGGAAGCGCAATTAAAACCAGTCGTTGAGGTTTTGGCACAAAATAAATGGCCTTTTAGATTGCATGCAACTTATGATGAATCCATTGCGCGCGCATTAACTGTCTATGAACAGGTGAACGCTGAAACCCCCATTGATCAATTACACTGGTTTTTTGACCATGCCGAAACCATTTCGGATAAGTCTATTGAACGAGTACAAAAACTCGGTGGAGGTATTGCGATTCAAGACAGGATGGCTTTTCAAGGTGAGTACTTTAGTGAACGTTATGGGAAAGAAAAAACTATACGCACGCCACCAATTACTAAACTTATGGAAGCAGGTATTCCTGTAGGCATGGGAACGGACGCGACTCGAGTTTCTAGTTATAATCCATGGCTATGCTTGTATTGGCTCACGACTGGAAAAACGGTGGGAGGACAATCGTTATATCAAGAAGATAATATTCTTTCTCGTGAAAAAGCATTGGAGCTTTATACGAAAGGAAGTGCTTGGTTTTCCAATGAGCAAGAGCACAAAGGTTCATTTCTTCCCAACCAATTAGCTGATTTTGCAGTTCTTTCAAAAAACTTTTTTCAGGTCCAGGATGAAGAAATCAAAGATATCTATTCACTTATGACGGTTGTTGGTGGGGAGGTTGTTCATGCATGTGAACAGTTTTTGAAATTTAACCCGCCATTACCTCCAGTGAGTCCTTCTTGGTCTCCGGTAAAATATTACGGTGGATATAACCGCGATAAACTATTTACTTCTGTTGCACGTCTAGTCCATCCACATCATCATTCGTCGCCTCATTGCCAGCATACGTCATGGCAATGGGGTGGATGTTTTTGTTGGGCATTTTAG
- a CDS encoding zinc metalloprotease yields MNEKSEILCPKLTNKEFAALFMGRWKRAPHARTTAINYTFDLSFIPAALERRAHKEHPNVTMEPLTLSTQKRVRVALGLWRVACGETIEFNYKNTLSTSQPGIIFALCKQFRHQGEAWNHYENGGYQYSLICLSYNAANSRYKNTIPHEIGHALGIAHPHEVESVKQQLLVIAQGRGCTVMGYDWLLASPDNFCSSNKYCPYGEGHAFVPGPLDQQICTRIYEFPPFSERILLNGLRTGFLHSAAESAVASFLSHIKLLNLNPEMANALSLTAFILIRSYSGNAGFSLTNSLALVELTALIRKETHVDVIHFIKTMSNIIGIMMHFYELYNNEDALVKLFYLSTMLAASFAGAGLGSHIGKTTASFTNTIVDNFSSLFKWGKQVVVTVSSIFSPISFFSKKKPTNEIPSESMEFNPEVKQS; encoded by the coding sequence GTGAACGAAAAGTCTGAAATTTTGTGCCCTAAGCTCACCAATAAAGAATTTGCGGCACTTTTTATGGGAAGGTGGAAAAGAGCACCTCATGCAAGAACAACGGCAATTAATTATACTTTTGATCTTAGCTTCATCCCGGCTGCGCTAGAGAGACGCGCTCACAAAGAACATCCGAACGTAACAATGGAACCTTTAACCTTATCTACCCAAAAAAGGGTGAGGGTTGCTCTTGGTTTATGGCGTGTTGCTTGTGGTGAAACCATAGAATTTAATTATAAAAACACTCTCTCTACGAGTCAGCCTGGAATCATCTTCGCTCTGTGTAAACAGTTTAGACATCAAGGTGAAGCCTGGAATCATTATGAGAATGGTGGGTATCAATATTCGCTAATCTGTTTGTCCTATAATGCGGCAAATAGTCGGTATAAAAATACTATTCCCCATGAAATAGGCCATGCTTTAGGCATTGCTCATCCTCATGAAGTCGAGTCAGTGAAACAACAATTGCTGGTCATAGCTCAGGGTAGGGGATGCACCGTTATGGGTTATGATTGGCTATTGGCGAGCCCAGATAATTTTTGTAGCTCGAATAAGTACTGCCCATACGGAGAGGGGCATGCATTTGTTCCTGGGCCATTGGACCAACAAATATGTACGCGTATTTATGAGTTCCCCCCGTTTTCAGAAAGGATTCTATTGAATGGGCTAAGGACCGGATTTTTACATAGCGCTGCTGAATCAGCTGTTGCCTCTTTTTTATCCCATATCAAGCTGTTGAATTTAAATCCGGAGATGGCGAATGCACTTTCGCTGACTGCCTTTATTTTAATTCGTAGTTATTCAGGCAATGCGGGCTTTAGTTTAACTAATTCATTAGCATTAGTTGAACTCACAGCGCTCATAAGGAAAGAAACTCATGTTGATGTGATTCACTTTATTAAAACAATGTCCAATATTATTGGTATTATGATGCACTTTTATGAGCTTTATAATAATGAAGATGCTTTAGTAAAACTCTTTTATTTAAGTACGATGCTTGCCGCAAGCTTCGCTGGTGCAGGGCTTGGCTCACACATAGGCAAAACAACAGCGAGTTTCACAAATACCATTGTTGATAATTTCAGTTCACTTTTTAAGTGGGGAAAGCAGGTTGTGGTTACGGTATCTAGCATTTTTAGTCCGATTAGTTTTTTTAGTAAAAAGAAACCAACCAATGAAATACCATCTGAATCAATGGAGTTCAATCCTGAAGTAAAACAATCCTAG